The Mytilus galloprovincialis chromosome 2, xbMytGall1.hap1.1, whole genome shotgun sequence genome has a window encoding:
- the LOC143062384 gene encoding uncharacterized protein LOC143062384: MTYVTTQAGANLNLHCSYHSVVVVTGVKWTFTDRNNAHKQINETTNPSKYSGSTYSTPSLTVKSFSQSDEGLYRCIVENYKGSGMSSVINASLAPNVEPMCPCSCEYKDKLIFWAAQNQTNHTLEEWQVILAPVIQKLEKELKLDTSNLSSTINKRISAKDSRPSSQTFGMLGIVFLSFIVGGVIFVDITSFKRHRDALKKVGIRGNRVT, from the exons ATGACATATGTGACCACACAAGCAGGAGCCAATCTTAATCTTCATTGTTCATATCACTCGGTAGTCGTTGTAACAGGAGTAAAATGGACATTTACGGACAGAAATAATGCACACAAACAAATCAACGAAACAACGAATCCTTCTAAATACAGTGGCTCTACTTATAGCACACCATCTCTTACAGTGAAAAGCTTTTCACAGTCTGATGAAGGTCTGTACAGATGTATTGTGGAGAATTACAAGGGATCTGGAATGAGCAGTGTAATCAATGCAAGCTTGGCACCTA ATGTTGAACCGATGTGCCCATGTAGTTGTGAGTATAAAGATAAGCTCATTTTTTGGGCAGCTCAGAATCAAACCAACCACACTTTGGAGGAATGGCAAGTGATTTTAGCCCCAGTTATTCAGAAACTTGAAAAAGAACTCAAACTTGATACAAGTAATTTATCATCTACAATCAATAAAAGGATCAGCGCCAAAGATTCAAGACCATCGTCGCAGACATTTGGAATGTTGGGGATTGTTTTCTTAAGTTTCATCGTTGGTGGagttatttttgttgatatcacaTCATTCAAAAGACATCGTGATGCACTTAAGAAAGTTGGCATACGTGGTAATCGTGTCACTTAA